From the bacterium genome, one window contains:
- the rdgB gene encoding RdgB/HAM1 family non-canonical purine NTP pyrophosphatase → MSRPVIDRAVVASKNPDKIAEIETLLTRHGIVGEVVRGMEWPDVVEDAPTLEGNALLKARQVARSTGLPSIADDTGLEVDALGGAPGVHTARYSGPDATYRSNVDALLAALLGVEDRTARFRTVVVAILADGAEVAAEGELVGEIARAGRGSAGFGYDPVFDVDGRTLAEMDRWEKDQVSHRARAIVALADALSAHRA, encoded by the coding sequence GTGAGCCGTCCGGTCATCGACCGGGCGGTGGTGGCGTCCAAGAACCCGGACAAGATCGCCGAGATCGAGACGTTGCTGACCCGGCATGGGATCGTCGGCGAGGTGGTCCGCGGGATGGAATGGCCCGATGTGGTGGAGGACGCACCCACGCTGGAGGGCAACGCCCTGCTCAAGGCGCGCCAGGTGGCGCGCAGCACCGGCCTACCCTCGATCGCCGACGACACCGGCCTCGAAGTGGACGCCCTGGGTGGTGCTCCCGGAGTCCACACGGCCCGGTACTCGGGGCCGGATGCCACCTACCGATCGAACGTGGACGCCCTACTGGCGGCCCTGCTGGGCGTGGAGGACCGGACCGCCCGTTTCCGAACCGTGGTGGTGGCAATCCTGGCGGACGGCGCCGAGGTGGCTGCGGAGGGAGAGCTGGTCGGTGAGATCGCCCGAGCGGGCCGTGGATCCGCAGGCTTCGGATACGACCCGGTTTTTGACGTGGACGGCCGCACCCTCGCAGAAATGGACCGGTGGGAGAAGGACCAGGTCAGCCACCGGG
- the rph gene encoding ribonuclease PH — MRMSPSRERPADELRAIRITRGYTEMTPGSVLIEFGRTVVLATASVSESVPRWMRNTNRGWVKAEYAMLPGSGDQRISRSSYTSGRPKEISRLIGRSLRSVVALEKMPDTMVIVDCDVIQADGGTRTAAVNAGWIALHDALEWAVAEGRLAASPLLDRVAAISVGLVGGVPLLDLEYEDDVAASVDLNVVMTGRGLLVEVQGTAERLPFSRAELDELLDLAATGIARIADLQAELVAG; from the coding sequence GTGCGCATGAGCCCTTCGAGAGAGAGACCGGCCGACGAGTTGAGGGCGATCCGTATCACTCGGGGTTATACCGAGATGACCCCCGGCTCGGTGCTGATCGAGTTCGGCCGCACGGTTGTGTTGGCCACGGCTTCGGTCTCGGAGTCGGTGCCGCGCTGGATGCGGAATACCAACCGGGGATGGGTAAAGGCCGAGTACGCCATGCTTCCGGGATCCGGCGACCAGCGTATCTCGCGGAGCTCCTACACGTCAGGCCGCCCCAAGGAGATATCCAGGCTCATCGGCCGTTCGCTCCGCTCGGTGGTGGCCCTGGAGAAGATGCCCGACACGATGGTCATAGTGGACTGCGATGTGATCCAGGCCGACGGAGGGACGCGCACGGCGGCGGTCAACGCGGGATGGATCGCCCTTCACGACGCCTTGGAATGGGCTGTGGCCGAGGGCCGCCTGGCAGCCAGCCCGCTGCTCGATCGGGTGGCCGCTATCTCGGTGGGGTTGGTGGGCGGCGTGCCGCTGCTCGACTTGGAGTATGAGGACGACGTGGCGGCCTCGGTGGACCTCAACGTGGTGATGACCGGGCGCGGCCTGCTGGTGGAGGTCCAGGGTACCGCCGAACGGCTTCCGTTCAGCCGGGCCGAGCTGGATGAGCTTCTGGACCTGGCCGCGACAGGGATCGCCCGGATCGCAGACCTCCAGGCTGAGCTGGTGGCCGGGTGA
- a CDS encoding MBL fold metallo-hydrolase, protein MQLTVLGANGTYPTAGRPASGYLVSDGETNLWMDAGPGTYLALCNELDPVEIDAVFLSHRHPDHCSDVFALYHSVAYGPARRGRIPVVCPEGLAEALAGFLQHPAALDSAFEFVTAADGDSVRLGSMEVSMVRTNHPPPTLAPRITAGDRSVTYTADTGPSDAVASHAAGSDLLLAEASMTGRRGPDSAPHHMTGAEAGTMAAAAGVGRLVLTHVPAHVDPDRVLAEAESEFDGRVALAVPGARMTV, encoded by the coding sequence ATGCAATTGACGGTGCTGGGCGCCAACGGCACCTATCCGACCGCCGGGCGCCCCGCTTCCGGTTACCTGGTCTCGGACGGCGAGACGAACCTCTGGATGGACGCAGGGCCGGGTACCTACCTGGCTCTCTGCAACGAATTGGATCCGGTCGAGATCGATGCCGTGTTCCTGTCCCATCGGCATCCCGACCACTGCTCCGATGTCTTCGCCCTTTATCACTCGGTTGCCTACGGGCCGGCCCGGCGAGGCCGGATCCCGGTCGTATGTCCGGAAGGCCTCGCCGAGGCGCTGGCAGGGTTCCTTCAGCACCCGGCGGCTTTGGACAGCGCCTTCGAGTTCGTCACCGCGGCTGACGGTGATTCGGTGCGGTTGGGGTCGATGGAAGTCTCGATGGTGAGGACCAACCATCCTCCGCCCACCCTGGCGCCGCGCATAACGGCGGGGGACCGCTCGGTCACCTATACGGCCGATACCGGGCCGAGCGACGCAGTCGCCTCGCACGCAGCGGGATCCGACCTGCTGCTGGCCGAGGCATCCATGACAGGCCGGCGGGGCCCTGACTCCGCCCCCCACCACATGACCGGCGCCGAGGCCGGGACCATGGCCGCCGCGGCGGGTGTGGGGCGTCTCGTGCTGACACATGTCCCCGCCCATGTGGACCCCGACCGGGTCCTGGCTGAAGCGGAGTCCGAGTTCGACGGCCGGGTGGCGCTGGCCGTGCCCGGCGCCCGCATGACGGTATGA
- the dprA gene encoding DNA-processing protein DprA yields MTYDPDALIRLAHVGMHPDRLRKLVSKAGAPTRVLRKIEQGELAIPAIAREAAGVPADERREQLDRAGIEFLVRGEPGFPGRLGDLEDAPLFLFQKGGPSRGKAVAIVGTRTCTTYGRRLAERYGEAVSRAGWWVASGLAKGIDGAAHRGSLRGPTPGIAVLGSGVDVWYPRAHRDLGMSLLEAGGAVWSEAPPGARPLGWRFPPRNRLISGIAHAVVVVEAGAKGGALVTARMALEQGRDIFATPGDVGRPSSVGCNLLIRDGAVPVLDADDLVEGLELAMGPSPGATPSQASAALGSPAVPVAEFLATLGDDPASGMAELGRLMAQGAATIDTDGMVVTVPGRTSGDPVP; encoded by the coding sequence ATGACCTACGACCCCGACGCCCTCATCAGGCTGGCCCATGTCGGCATGCACCCTGATCGGCTCCGCAAGCTCGTCAGCAAGGCCGGAGCCCCGACACGGGTTCTGAGGAAGATCGAGCAGGGGGAGCTGGCGATCCCCGCCATCGCCCGGGAAGCGGCCGGCGTCCCCGCAGACGAGCGCAGGGAGCAGCTCGACCGGGCCGGGATCGAGTTCCTGGTTCGGGGCGAGCCGGGTTTCCCCGGCCGGCTCGGTGATCTGGAGGACGCCCCGCTCTTCCTCTTCCAGAAGGGCGGGCCCTCCCGGGGCAAGGCGGTGGCAATCGTCGGCACCCGCACCTGCACCACCTACGGGAGGCGCCTGGCGGAGAGATACGGTGAGGCGGTGTCTCGAGCCGGCTGGTGGGTGGCGAGCGGCCTTGCCAAGGGTATCGACGGCGCCGCCCACCGCGGTTCGTTGCGCGGTCCCACACCGGGCATCGCGGTGCTGGGCTCCGGTGTGGACGTCTGGTACCCGCGCGCGCACCGCGACCTCGGGATGTCGCTCCTGGAGGCGGGGGGTGCGGTGTGGAGCGAGGCTCCACCGGGCGCCCGTCCGCTCGGCTGGCGCTTCCCGCCCCGGAACCGGCTCATATCCGGGATAGCACATGCCGTGGTGGTGGTGGAGGCCGGCGCCAAGGGAGGTGCTCTGGTCACGGCCCGGATGGCCCTCGAGCAGGGCCGCGATATCTTCGCCACTCCGGGTGATGTGGGCAGGCCCAGCTCGGTGGGATGCAACCTGTTGATCAGGGACGGCGCCGTCCCGGTCCTCGATGCCGACGATCTGGTGGAGGGTCTGGAACTGGCCATGGGCCCGTCGCCCGGCGCAACACCTTCCCAGGCATCCGCGGCGTTGGGGAGCCCAGCCGTTCCCGTGGCGGAGTTCCTCGCCACCCTGGGCGATGACCCCGCCTCCGGCATGGCCGAACTCGGGCGTCTGATGGCCCAGGGAGCAGCCACGATCGACACCGACGGCATGGTGGTGACCGTTCCCGGCAGGACATCGGGTGACCCGGTCCCGTGA